In Roseomonas fluvialis, one genomic interval encodes:
- a CDS encoding dienelactone hydrolase family protein encodes MIETTTDIPTCDGAMETFIVRPERGAPAPAVLMLMDAPGIREELHDMARRLATCGYCVLLPNLYYRAGRDTTFGPGVLTLGDPERDRMRAIRTRMTIPPVMEDVAAMLAFLDREGIAAAGPVGAHGYCMSGPYALAAAARYPGRIAAAASFYGTWLVSDAEESPHLTLGKGRAELYISCAEHDELAPLPMVAELRALFDASGAAGELEIHSAVHHGFAFPQRWCYDKPAAERHWERLIALYRRRLG; translated from the coding sequence ATGATCGAGACCACCACCGACATCCCCACGTGCGACGGCGCGATGGAGACCTTCATCGTCCGCCCCGAGCGCGGCGCGCCCGCGCCGGCGGTACTGATGCTGATGGACGCACCCGGCATCCGCGAGGAACTGCACGACATGGCGCGCCGCCTGGCCACCTGCGGCTACTGCGTGCTGCTGCCGAACCTGTATTACCGCGCGGGGCGCGACACGACATTCGGCCCCGGCGTACTGACCCTGGGCGACCCCGAGCGCGACCGCATGCGCGCCATCCGCACCAGGATGACCATCCCGCCGGTGATGGAGGACGTGGCCGCGATGCTGGCCTTTCTCGACCGCGAGGGCATCGCCGCAGCCGGGCCGGTGGGCGCGCATGGCTACTGCATGAGCGGCCCCTATGCGCTGGCCGCTGCCGCGCGCTACCCGGGTCGCATCGCTGCCGCAGCGTCGTTCTACGGCACCTGGCTGGTATCGGATGCCGAGGAAAGCCCGCACCTGACGCTCGGCAAGGGCCGCGCCGAACTGTACATCTCCTGCGCCGAACATGACGAGCTGGCGCCGCTGCCGATGGTGGCCGAGTTGCGCGCGCTTTTCGATGCATCGGGTGCTGCGGGCGAACTGGAAATCCATTCCGCCGTCCACCACGGCTTCGCCTTCCCACAACGCTGGTGCTACGACAAGCCCGCGGCGGAGCGGCACTGGGAACGGCTGATCGCACTGTACCGGCGTAGGCTCGGCTAA
- a CDS encoding ABC transporter ATP-binding protein, producing MTDIAPAARGTDIVAATSLTRRFDPHLSIGDRIAAAFGARVETRAVRAVTDVSFTIRRGETLGLVGESGCGKSTLGRLVAGILGPTSGSVAIDGAPIMRRGRKTTTRIQTVFQDPFASLNPRRRIDATISEGPIAHGLITRAAAPAFVADWLARVGLDPAVATRFPHQFSGGQRQRVAIARALAMKPDILVCDEPVASLDVSIQAQVLNLFLDLRAALGLTCLFISHDLSVVRHVSDRVAIMYLGRIVEIGPAAEIYATPRHPYTQGLLDSVPKLRLDADAVGFRPIAGELPSPLSPPEGCAFHPRCPRATDLCRRERPLLAAHGAAEVACHHA from the coding sequence ATGACCGACATCGCGCCGGCGGCGCGTGGGACGGACATCGTCGCCGCCACGTCCCTCACCCGCCGCTTCGACCCGCATCTGTCGATCGGCGATCGCATCGCCGCCGCCTTCGGCGCGCGCGTCGAGACCCGCGCCGTGCGCGCCGTCACCGACGTCTCCTTCACGATCCGCCGCGGCGAGACCCTCGGCCTGGTCGGTGAATCAGGCTGCGGGAAATCAACACTGGGTCGCCTGGTGGCCGGCATCCTCGGCCCGACCTCCGGCAGCGTCGCGATCGACGGCGCCCCCATCATGCGTCGCGGCCGCAAGACCACCACGCGCATCCAGACCGTGTTCCAGGACCCCTTCGCGTCGCTCAACCCGCGCCGGCGCATCGACGCCACGATCAGCGAGGGGCCGATCGCGCATGGCCTCATCACCCGCGCGGCCGCGCCTGCCTTCGTGGCGGACTGGCTGGCGCGCGTCGGCCTCGACCCGGCCGTCGCCACGCGCTTTCCGCATCAGTTCTCCGGCGGCCAGCGCCAGCGCGTCGCCATCGCCCGCGCGCTGGCCATGAAGCCCGACATCCTGGTCTGCGACGAGCCGGTCGCGTCGCTCGATGTCTCGATCCAGGCGCAGGTGCTGAATCTGTTCCTCGACCTGCGCGCCGCGCTCGGCCTGACCTGCCTGTTCATCTCGCACGACCTGTCGGTCGTACGGCATGTCTCGGATCGCGTGGCGATCATGTACCTCGGCCGCATCGTGGAAATCGGCCCGGCGGCGGAGATCTACGCCACGCCGCGCCACCCCTACACCCAAGGCCTGCTCGACAGCGTGCCGAAGCTGCGCCTCGATGCCGATGCCGTCGGCTTCCGCCCGATCGCCGGTGAACTCCCCTCGCCGCTCTCCCCGCCCGAGGGCTGCGCCTTCCACCCGCGCTGCCCGCGCGCCACCGACCTGTGCCGCCGCGAACGCCCCCTGCTTGCCGCGCATGGCGCGGCCGAGGTCGCCTGCCACCACGCCTGA
- a CDS encoding ABC transporter ATP-binding protein, protein MTAPLLEVTDLRTHFFTRAGVARAVDGVSFSLAPGEILGLVGESGSGKSVTGFSLIGLVDPPGRIAGGSIRFAGQELVGLPEDRMRAIRGKRIAMVFQDPQATLNPVLTIGTQMALALQAHGRVSDRAAAERAGAMLTRVGIPEAATRLNNYPHEFSGGMRQRVAIAMALLNGPELIVADEPTTALDVSIQAQILAEMKSIARDSGTALIWISHDLATVSSLADRVLVMYAGRIVESGPVGAVLRAPLHPYTRGLLDSLPAMAKPGQRLAQIPGSAPSLLALPTGCPFAPRCAHADAACATPPPRVDRPGRHALCHHPLDAAA, encoded by the coding sequence ATGACCGCGCCATTGCTCGAAGTGACCGACCTGCGCACGCATTTCTTCACGCGCGCGGGCGTCGCGCGCGCGGTGGATGGCGTGTCCTTCTCGCTCGCCCCCGGCGAGATCCTCGGCCTGGTCGGCGAAAGCGGGTCGGGCAAATCCGTCACCGGCTTCTCGCTGATCGGACTGGTCGATCCGCCCGGTCGCATCGCCGGCGGGTCCATCCGCTTTGCCGGCCAGGAACTGGTCGGTCTGCCGGAGGACCGCATGCGCGCCATCCGCGGCAAGCGCATCGCCATGGTCTTCCAGGACCCGCAGGCCACGCTGAACCCGGTGCTGACCATCGGCACGCAGATGGCCCTCGCGCTCCAGGCGCATGGCCGCGTCTCGGACCGCGCCGCGGCCGAACGCGCCGGCGCCATGCTGACGCGCGTCGGCATTCCCGAGGCCGCGACGCGCCTGAACAACTACCCGCACGAATTCTCCGGCGGCATGCGCCAGCGCGTCGCCATCGCCATGGCGTTGCTGAACGGGCCGGAACTGATCGTGGCGGACGAACCGACCACCGCGCTCGATGTCTCGATCCAGGCGCAGATCCTGGCAGAGATGAAATCTATCGCCCGCGATTCCGGGACGGCGCTGATCTGGATCAGCCACGACCTCGCGACGGTCTCCTCCCTCGCCGACCGCGTGCTGGTCATGTACGCCGGGCGCATCGTGGAGAGCGGCCCGGTCGGCGCCGTGCTGCGCGCGCCGCTGCACCCCTATACGCGCGGGCTGCTCGACAGCCTGCCCGCCATGGCGAAGCCCGGCCAGCGTCTGGCGCAGATTCCCGGCAGCGCACCGTCACTGCTCGCGCTGCCCACCGGCTGCCCCTTCGCGCCGCGCTGCGCCCATGCCGATGCAGCCTGCGCCACGCCACCGCCGCGTGTGGACCGCCCCGGCCGCCACGCGCTGTGCCACCACCCGCTGGACGCCGCGGCATGA
- a CDS encoding ABC transporter permease, translating to MLGYVIQRLLQAALVMLAMSALVFVGVYAIGNPIDVLISPDATQDIREAAIRRLGLDLPLWQQYLAFLGRLLRGDFGTSFVFGMPVLQLILSRLPATLELALAAVLIGTLAGVPLGIYAGYRPDSAVSRAIMAVSVLGFSVPTFWVGLILILTFAVNLDWLPAGDRGPLVDVFGIGWSFLSLEGLSFLVLPALNLSLFKLAMMIRLSRAGTREIMLTDTVKFARAAGLSDATILRRHVLRLISIPIVTVFGLELGSTLAFAVVTETIFNWPGVGKLIIDSITSLDRPVMVAYLVLVAFLFVTINLVVDLSYALLDPRLRRGGAAA from the coding sequence ATGCTCGGCTACGTCATCCAGCGCCTGCTGCAGGCCGCCCTTGTCATGCTCGCGATGTCCGCGCTCGTGTTCGTGGGCGTCTACGCGATCGGCAATCCGATCGACGTGCTGATCTCACCCGACGCCACGCAGGACATCCGCGAGGCGGCGATCCGCCGGCTTGGGCTGGACTTGCCGCTGTGGCAGCAATACCTGGCCTTCCTCGGGCGGCTGCTGCGCGGGGATTTCGGGACGTCCTTCGTGTTCGGGATGCCGGTGCTGCAGCTGATCCTGTCGCGCCTGCCGGCCACGCTGGAACTGGCGCTGGCGGCGGTACTGATCGGCACGCTGGCGGGCGTGCCGCTGGGCATCTACGCCGGCTACCGGCCCGACAGCGCGGTTTCGCGCGCGATCATGGCGGTCTCGGTGCTGGGCTTCTCGGTGCCGACCTTCTGGGTCGGGCTGATCCTGATCCTGACCTTCGCGGTAAACCTCGACTGGCTGCCGGCCGGAGACCGCGGGCCGCTGGTGGACGTGTTCGGCATCGGCTGGTCCTTCCTGTCGCTGGAAGGCCTCTCCTTCCTCGTGCTGCCGGCGCTGAACCTGTCGTTGTTCAAGCTGGCGATGATGATCCGCCTGTCGCGCGCCGGCACGCGGGAGATCATGCTGACCGACACGGTGAAGTTCGCCCGCGCGGCCGGGCTCTCAGACGCCACCATCCTGCGGCGGCACGTGCTGCGCCTCATCTCCATTCCCATCGTCACGGTCTTCGGGCTGGAACTGGGCTCCACGCTCGCCTTCGCCGTGGTGACCGAGACCATCTTCAACTGGCCGGGCGTGGGCAAGCTGATCATCGATTCCATCACCTCGCTCGATCGGCCCGTGATGGTCGCCTACCTGGTGCTGGTGGCCTTCCTGTTCGTCACCATCAACCTCGTGGTTGACCTCTCCTACGCGCTGCTCGACCCGCGACTGCGGCGCGGCGGGGCGGCGGCATGA
- a CDS encoding creatininase family protein, with translation MRIADSNWRDIQAYLAQDDRCVLPFGSTEQHAGLSLCVDAILAERVAIEAAEPLGVPVFPVMPFGLAPYFAAFPGSVSLRVETLLAVARDVIASVAASGFRRILIVNGHGGNAPVGALAQQIMAEDPRLSLRFHNWWNAPATWAAAQAEDPSASHGNWFENFPWTRLAHAPAPEGAKPSVDLALMKASPPVRVREMLGDGSFGGAWQKPDAAMDRIWQAGVAETRAALQGPWP, from the coding sequence ATGAGGATCGCCGACAGCAACTGGCGCGACATCCAGGCCTACCTCGCGCAGGACGACCGCTGCGTGCTGCCCTTTGGCAGCACGGAGCAGCATGCGGGGCTGTCGCTCTGCGTCGATGCCATCCTGGCCGAACGCGTTGCGATCGAGGCGGCGGAACCGCTCGGCGTGCCGGTCTTCCCCGTTATGCCGTTCGGGCTCGCGCCGTACTTCGCAGCCTTTCCGGGCAGCGTCAGCCTGCGCGTGGAAACCCTGCTGGCGGTCGCGCGTGACGTGATCGCCTCTGTCGCGGCCTCAGGCTTCCGTCGCATCCTGATCGTCAACGGGCATGGCGGAAATGCACCAGTGGGTGCGCTGGCGCAGCAGATCATGGCCGAGGATCCGCGCCTGTCGCTCAGGTTCCACAACTGGTGGAACGCGCCCGCGACCTGGGCGGCCGCGCAGGCCGAGGATCCGTCCGCCAGCCACGGCAACTGGTTCGAAAACTTTCCCTGGACGCGCCTTGCGCATGCCCCGGCCCCCGAGGGGGCGAAGCCCAGCGTCGATCTCGCGCTGATGAAGGCCAGCCCGCCGGTGCGGGTGCGCGAGATGCTGGGCGATGGCAGTTTCGGCGGCGCCTGGCAGAAGCCCGACGCCGCCATGGATCGGATCTGGCAGGCCGGCGTGGCGGAAACCCGCGCGGCGCTGCAAGGCCCCTGGCCGTGA
- a CDS encoding GMC family oxidoreductase, which produces MTDSANEADYVILGGGSAGCVMAARLSEDTGTKVILLEAGPWDRNPWIHIPMGFARLYVTRKFDWNYQTEAEPELNNRSLYWPRGRVIGGSGSVNGLVFLRGSPRDYDRWAQSGARGWSYDDCLPAFRKLETFAGPDSDFRGKDGPVQVGEVPEPSAGCRAFIAACEALGFTRNPDNNGEWFEGVAPNQLNVHRGWRWSPATAYLKPALGRANLVVHTEQLGQRIIIENGRAVGVVVRGPQGERTFRARREVILCAGAIESPKLLMLSGIGDGAALQAMGIDVAVNAPEVGRNLQDHFMVRYAFRTKPCGTLNEIMANPIRAAGLGLGWLTGRNNQMAVGASEASLFARVLPGSEEPEVQFQFVNFSLGDQSRGASSLAKYPGFTFNYCVCRPDSRGELTLRAPSAEAKPVIRANYLSAASDIRIMLESHRLGRRIAATEPFANLVEREEFPGPATQSDDEVLDYIRANGSTVYHPCGTNRMGADDRAVVDTDLRVRGLDGLRVVDASVFPLVPSSNIHPAVLMLAERAAEIIRRAA; this is translated from the coding sequence GTGACCGACAGCGCGAACGAAGCCGACTACGTGATCCTCGGCGGCGGTTCCGCCGGCTGCGTCATGGCCGCGCGCTTGTCCGAGGACACTGGCACGAAGGTCATCCTGCTCGAAGCCGGCCCCTGGGACCGCAACCCCTGGATCCACATCCCGATGGGCTTCGCGCGGCTGTACGTCACGCGCAAGTTCGACTGGAACTACCAGACCGAAGCCGAGCCGGAGCTCAACAACCGCAGCCTGTATTGGCCACGCGGGCGCGTCATCGGCGGCTCCGGTTCCGTCAACGGCCTGGTCTTCCTGCGCGGGTCGCCGCGCGACTACGACCGCTGGGCGCAATCGGGCGCGCGGGGGTGGTCCTACGACGATTGCCTGCCCGCCTTCCGCAAGCTGGAAACCTTCGCCGGCCCCGACAGCGACTTCCGCGGCAAGGACGGCCCCGTGCAGGTCGGCGAGGTGCCCGAGCCCTCCGCCGGCTGCCGCGCCTTCATCGCCGCCTGCGAGGCGCTCGGTTTCACGCGCAACCCCGACAACAACGGCGAATGGTTCGAAGGCGTCGCCCCCAACCAGCTCAACGTGCATCGCGGCTGGCGCTGGTCGCCGGCGACCGCCTACCTGAAGCCTGCGCTCGGCCGCGCCAACCTGGTCGTGCACACCGAACAACTCGGCCAACGCATCATCATCGAGAACGGGCGCGCCGTCGGCGTGGTGGTGCGCGGCCCGCAGGGCGAACGGACCTTCCGCGCGCGGCGCGAGGTCATACTGTGCGCCGGCGCGATCGAGAGCCCGAAGCTGCTGATGCTCTCGGGCATCGGCGACGGCGCCGCGCTGCAGGCCATGGGCATCGACGTCGCGGTGAACGCGCCGGAGGTCGGGCGCAACCTGCAGGACCACTTCATGGTCCGCTACGCCTTCCGCACCAAGCCCTGCGGCACGCTGAACGAGATCATGGCGAACCCGATCCGCGCCGCCGGCCTCGGCCTCGGCTGGCTCACCGGGCGCAACAACCAGATGGCGGTGGGTGCCTCGGAAGCCAGCCTGTTCGCCCGCGTGCTGCCGGGCAGCGAGGAACCCGAGGTGCAGTTCCAGTTCGTGAATTTTTCCCTGGGCGACCAATCGCGCGGCGCGAGCAGCCTCGCGAAATACCCGGGCTTCACCTTCAACTACTGCGTCTGCCGCCCCGACAGCCGCGGCGAACTCACGCTGCGCGCGCCCAGCGCCGAGGCGAAGCCGGTCATCCGCGCCAACTACCTCAGCGCGGCATCGGACATCCGCATCATGCTGGAAAGCCATCGCCTGGGCCGGCGCATCGCCGCCACCGAACCCTTCGCGAACCTGGTCGAGCGCGAGGAATTCCCCGGCCCCGCGACGCAATCCGACGACGAGGTGCTGGACTACATCCGCGCCAATGGCAGCACGGTCTACCACCCCTGCGGCACCAACCGCATGGGCGCGGACGACCGCGCTGTGGTGGACACCGACCTGCGCGTGCGCGGCCTGGACGGGCTGCGCGTGGTCGATGCCTCGGTCTTCCCGCTGGTGCCTTCGTCCAACATTCACCCCGCGGTGCTGATGCTGGCCGAACGCGCCGCCGAGATCATCCGCCGCGCCGCGTGA
- a CDS encoding glutathione S-transferase family protein, protein MKLAYSPNSPYVRKCHVCAILRGIDDRIEYWTIATADPALAAVNPLSKVPTFITDDGMALYDSPVICEFLDSVGDAPKLIPAPGPARWRALTLAALGDGILDATQPRRREVALPQDEGRVTYIAQQQLKVTRALAVLENETLGMLETIGDVSVACALGYLDFRYPHEPWRPGHPKLEAWYAKVSAMPAMAKTVPPG, encoded by the coding sequence ATGAAGCTCGCCTATTCGCCCAACAGCCCGTACGTGCGGAAGTGCCATGTCTGCGCCATCCTGCGCGGCATCGACGATCGCATCGAGTACTGGACCATTGCGACGGCCGACCCTGCGCTGGCGGCCGTGAACCCGCTGTCGAAGGTGCCGACCTTCATCACGGATGACGGCATGGCGCTGTACGACAGCCCGGTGATCTGCGAGTTCCTCGACAGCGTGGGCGACGCGCCGAAACTGATCCCCGCGCCGGGCCCCGCGCGCTGGCGCGCGCTGACGCTGGCCGCACTCGGCGACGGCATCCTGGACGCAACGCAGCCGCGCCGGCGCGAAGTGGCGCTGCCGCAGGACGAAGGGCGCGTGACCTACATCGCGCAGCAGCAACTGAAGGTGACGCGCGCGCTGGCAGTGCTGGAGAACGAAACCCTGGGCATGCTCGAGACGATCGGCGATGTCTCGGTCGCCTGCGCGCTCGGCTACCTCGATTTCCGCTACCCGCACGAACCGTGGCGGCCCGGCCATCCGAAGCTCGAGGCCTGGTACGCGAAGGTGTCGGCGATGCCGGCCATGGCGAAGACCGTCCCGCCAGGCTGA
- a CDS encoding ABC transporter substrate-binding protein, which produces MRSLALATVALGAILAGGASAQTLTMGVIAGPESIDPHFTATGTHAESLAHVFDTLTRSGDRLQIEPGIAESWSVVNPTTWEFRLRRGVKFHDGSDMTAEDVAASIRRMQTLSGPNPTSIYVRRVREIQVVDPHTLRVVTDGPAPTLPNDFIRLFVVSARATAGLTPEASNEAFNSGRAAIGTGPYRFGSWTPREQFTVERNDAYWGGRPAWARHVRREISNPAARVAQLRTGQVDMIVRVPAADVPTLERDRAISVVKAETVYVFNLALDQRETTPQVTARDGSRLPANPYRDARVREAIDLAIDRRALAEVAMEGMGTPQAQMVTPGIFGFNPAIQLPTPNVARSRQLLAEAGYPNGFRMVLNFTNNRLPGDNGVGTSMAQMLARIGIEVQAAGQPAAVIFPARARGELSNIIAGWGTLTGEANYYYAANAHTNNRELRLGAFNWNGFSNPEIDRLIQAANVELDDKKREELLQQVGALFTAQRVVIPIAAVGSAWAMRRDRAALRVGRSDEETYAWDVSPVTR; this is translated from the coding sequence ATGCGCAGTCTCGCACTCGCCACTGTCGCGCTTGGCGCCATCCTGGCCGGCGGCGCATCGGCGCAGACGCTCACCATGGGCGTGATCGCCGGGCCCGAAAGCATCGACCCACATTTCACCGCGACCGGCACCCATGCCGAATCGTTGGCGCATGTGTTCGACACGCTGACTCGATCGGGCGACCGGCTGCAGATCGAACCTGGCATCGCGGAATCCTGGTCGGTGGTGAACCCGACCACCTGGGAATTCCGCCTGCGCCGCGGCGTGAAGTTCCATGACGGTTCGGACATGACGGCGGAGGATGTCGCGGCGTCGATCCGCCGCATGCAGACCCTGTCCGGACCCAACCCAACCAGCATCTATGTGCGGCGTGTGCGCGAGATCCAGGTGGTGGACCCGCACACGCTGCGCGTGGTGACGGACGGGCCGGCGCCCACGCTGCCCAACGACTTCATCCGGCTTTTCGTGGTCTCGGCGCGCGCCACCGCCGGGCTGACGCCGGAAGCCTCGAACGAGGCGTTCAATTCGGGCCGCGCGGCGATCGGCACCGGCCCCTACCGCTTCGGGTCCTGGACGCCGCGCGAACAATTCACGGTCGAACGCAACGACGCCTATTGGGGTGGGCGCCCGGCCTGGGCGCGGCATGTCCGGCGCGAGATCTCCAACCCCGCTGCGCGCGTGGCGCAACTGCGCACCGGCCAGGTGGACATGATCGTGCGCGTGCCGGCGGCGGATGTGCCGACGCTCGAACGCGATCGCGCGATCAGCGTGGTGAAGGCCGAGACGGTCTATGTGTTCAACTTGGCGCTCGACCAGCGCGAGACCACGCCGCAGGTGACCGCGCGCGACGGGTCGCGGCTGCCCGCCAACCCCTACCGCGACGCCCGTGTGCGCGAGGCGATCGACCTCGCCATCGACCGCCGCGCGTTGGCGGAAGTGGCGATGGAAGGCATGGGCACGCCGCAGGCGCAGATGGTCACGCCAGGGATCTTCGGATTCAACCCGGCCATCCAGCTGCCCACGCCGAACGTCGCGCGCTCCCGGCAATTGCTGGCCGAGGCCGGCTATCCGAACGGCTTCCGCATGGTGCTGAACTTCACCAACAATCGCCTGCCCGGCGACAATGGCGTGGGTACCTCGATGGCGCAGATGCTGGCACGCATCGGGATCGAGGTGCAGGCGGCGGGCCAGCCGGCGGCGGTGATTTTTCCGGCGCGCGCGCGGGGTGAACTCTCCAACATCATCGCTGGTTGGGGCACGCTGACCGGCGAGGCGAACTACTACTACGCGGCCAATGCACACACGAACAACCGCGAGCTGCGCCTGGGCGCCTTCAACTGGAACGGCTTCTCCAACCCCGAGATCGACCGGCTGATCCAGGCGGCGAACGTGGAACTGGACGACAAGAAGCGCGAGGAACTGCTGCAGCAGGTCGGCGCGCTGTTCACCGCGCAGCGGGTGGTGATCCCGATCGCGGCGGTGGGCTCGGCCTGGGCGATGCGGCGCGACCGCGCCGCACTGCGTGTCGGGCGGTCGGACGAGGAGACCTACGCCTGGGACGTCTCGCCAGTGACGCGATGA
- a CDS encoding ABC transporter permease, translating to MKAFWREYAENRVALLALVVVLVIVGAALSAPIFAPQDPYDLASLDLMDARRPPGFVGSNGYVHVLGTDAQGRDLFSAILYGLRISLQMGLAAGTVSLAIGALLGILAAQAGGWVETAIMRVVDLQLSFPAILLALVLVAVLGQGKTQLVIALVAAQYAYFARTAYGAASAERRKDYVEAAAATPLSTLHIVFRHILPNVLPPLIVVATVQVANAISLEATLSFLGLGLPPTEPSLGMLIANGFQYMMSGRTWISVYPGIALIVLVVSINLVGDQLRDQTNPRLRR from the coding sequence ATGAAGGCTTTCTGGCGCGAATACGCCGAGAACCGCGTAGCCCTGCTGGCGCTGGTGGTGGTCCTTGTCATCGTCGGCGCCGCGCTGTCCGCGCCGATCTTCGCGCCGCAGGACCCCTACGACCTCGCGAGCCTCGACCTGATGGATGCGCGCCGGCCGCCGGGCTTCGTGGGGTCGAACGGCTACGTGCATGTGCTGGGCACGGATGCGCAGGGGCGCGACCTGTTCTCGGCGATCCTGTACGGGCTGCGGATATCGCTGCAGATGGGGCTTGCCGCCGGCACCGTCTCGCTGGCCATCGGCGCGCTGCTCGGCATCCTCGCCGCACAGGCCGGCGGCTGGGTCGAGACCGCCATCATGCGCGTGGTCGACCTGCAACTCTCCTTCCCCGCCATCCTGCTCGCGCTGGTGCTGGTGGCGGTGCTGGGCCAGGGCAAGACGCAGCTGGTCATCGCGCTGGTGGCCGCGCAATACGCGTATTTCGCGCGCACCGCCTATGGCGCCGCCAGCGCCGAACGCCGCAAGGACTATGTCGAGGCCGCCGCCGCCACGCCGCTATCCACGCTGCACATCGTGTTCCGCCACATCCTGCCCAACGTCCTGCCGCCGCTGATCGTGGTGGCGACCGTGCAGGTCGCCAATGCGATCTCCCTGGAAGCCACGCTGTCCTTCCTCGGCCTCGGGCTGCCACCGACCGAACCCTCGCTCGGCATGCTGATCGCCAACGGCTTCCAGTACATGATGAGCGGACGGACCTGGATCTCGGTCTATCCCGGCATCGCGCTGATCGTCCTGGTTGTCTCGATCAACCTGGTCGGCGACCAGCTACGCGACCAGACGAACCCGCGGCTGCGCCGATGA